In Natronococcus occultus SP4, the following proteins share a genomic window:
- a CDS encoding phosphoribosylaminoimidazolesuccinocarboxamide synthase — MTSVKEFHVQEEATADSLGKGSFVFTDDYSVFDWGKMPDQIPDKGASLCTMGAFNFELLEDAGIPTHYRGVVENGEVCSLSEASRPPWQMAIDLTQVPDLPNEGREYDYDSYHEDAGENYLVPLEIVFRNRVPIGSSLRRRTEPADHGLEFEQWPDEPVDLPEPIVEFTTKYEETDRQLDRQEADAIAGKADLETLEELALEVNEVITEQAAETELVHQDGKIECLYYEGDVGVADVVGTFDENRFSYGETQLSKEVLRQYHKRTQPEWVQAVEAAKAEAKQEDVADWKALCDIEPNPLDDRVLKTARNMYCAGTNTYTGMDVFDAPPLSSAIGSVQGL, encoded by the coding sequence ATGACGAGCGTCAAGGAGTTTCACGTCCAGGAGGAGGCAACCGCCGACAGCCTCGGAAAGGGCTCGTTCGTCTTTACCGACGACTACTCGGTGTTCGACTGGGGGAAGATGCCCGACCAGATCCCCGACAAGGGCGCCAGCCTCTGTACGATGGGCGCGTTCAACTTCGAGCTGCTCGAGGACGCGGGGATCCCGACCCACTACCGCGGCGTCGTCGAGAACGGCGAGGTGTGCTCGCTCTCGGAAGCGTCCCGCCCGCCCTGGCAGATGGCGATCGATCTGACCCAGGTGCCGGACCTGCCCAACGAGGGCCGGGAGTACGACTACGACAGCTACCACGAGGACGCGGGCGAGAACTATCTGGTTCCCCTCGAGATCGTCTTCCGGAACCGCGTTCCGATCGGCTCGAGTCTGCGCCGTCGCACCGAGCCCGCCGACCACGGGCTCGAGTTCGAGCAGTGGCCAGACGAGCCCGTCGACCTCCCGGAGCCGATCGTCGAGTTCACGACGAAGTACGAGGAAACTGACCGCCAGCTCGACCGCCAGGAGGCCGACGCGATCGCCGGGAAGGCCGATCTCGAGACGCTCGAGGAGCTCGCCCTCGAGGTCAACGAGGTCATCACCGAGCAGGCCGCCGAGACCGAGCTGGTCCACCAGGACGGGAAGATCGAGTGTCTCTACTACGAGGGTGACGTCGGCGTCGCCGACGTCGTCGGCACGTTCGACGAGAACCGCTTCAGCTACGGGGAGACCCAGCTTTCGAAGGAGGTGCTTCGCCAGTACCACAAGCGGACCCAGCCAGAGTGGGTCCAGGCCGTCGAGGCCGCAAAGGCCGAGGCGAAACAGGAGGACGTCGCCGACTGGAAGGCACTCTGTGACATCGAGCCGAACCCCCTCGACGACCGGGTTCTAAAGACCGCCCGGAACATGTACTGTGCCGGCACCAACACCTACACCGGGATGGACGTCTTCGACGCACCGCCGCTGTCGAGCGCGATCGGCTCCGTGCAGGGGCTGTAG
- the cofH gene encoding 7,8-didemethyl-8-hydroxy-5-deazariboflavin synthase subunit CofH has protein sequence MERPVTEDDLTFDHVPETDQSFENALAKARDGDRLAVEDAIELLTTGTGSEGIDRRRKEQVLEAADRRRAEDVGEEVTFVANLNNNVTTACNVGCLFCNFKDAAHTFENDADVETQGFTKTPAESREIVADAVERGIYEVTSVSGLHPAFALDDEHLEILRDHPDPKAVNFKPPERYATDPGTYAEQLEAMSVDGVHVHSMTPEEAYHARRGTDWSYEEVYRRLKEAGLDTVPGTAAEILVDEVREVICPGKIGTEGWLEAMEAAADVGLGLTATIMYGHVENEAHRAMHLQRVRELQERVDGAITEFVPLSFVHQNTPLFEHDVVSSGPSDDEDELLIAVSRLFLDNVDHIQSSWVKYGDQQGLKMLSCGADDFMGTILSEEITKRAGGEYGEFRSFADYVDLISSVGRTPVERSTDYERRRVIDPEDAPFGPELGPKADGTPLLAEAERTAPADD, from the coding sequence ATGGAGCGACCGGTGACCGAAGACGACCTCACGTTCGATCACGTTCCCGAGACCGACCAGTCCTTCGAGAACGCGCTCGCGAAGGCCCGCGACGGCGACCGACTCGCGGTCGAGGACGCGATCGAACTGCTGACGACTGGGACGGGGAGTGAGGGGATCGATCGCCGGCGCAAGGAGCAGGTGCTGGAGGCCGCCGACCGCCGTCGGGCCGAGGACGTCGGCGAGGAGGTCACCTTCGTCGCGAACCTGAACAACAACGTCACCACCGCCTGCAACGTCGGCTGTCTGTTCTGTAATTTCAAAGACGCGGCTCACACGTTCGAGAACGACGCCGACGTCGAGACCCAGGGCTTTACCAAGACGCCCGCGGAGTCCCGCGAGATCGTCGCCGACGCCGTCGAACGGGGGATCTACGAGGTTACCTCGGTGTCGGGGCTCCACCCCGCGTTCGCGCTCGACGACGAACACCTCGAGATCCTCCGGGACCACCCCGACCCGAAGGCGGTCAACTTCAAACCGCCCGAGCGGTACGCGACCGATCCCGGCACCTACGCTGAACAGCTCGAAGCGATGAGCGTCGACGGGGTTCACGTCCACTCGATGACTCCCGAGGAGGCCTACCACGCCCGGCGGGGTACCGACTGGTCCTACGAGGAGGTCTACCGACGGCTCAAGGAGGCAGGACTGGACACGGTCCCCGGCACGGCCGCCGAGATCCTCGTCGACGAGGTCCGTGAGGTCATCTGTCCGGGCAAGATCGGCACGGAGGGGTGGCTCGAGGCGATGGAGGCCGCCGCGGACGTCGGGCTCGGGCTCACCGCGACGATCATGTACGGCCACGTCGAGAACGAGGCCCACCGCGCGATGCACCTGCAGCGGGTACGGGAGCTCCAGGAACGGGTCGACGGCGCGATCACGGAGTTCGTTCCCCTCTCCTTTGTCCACCAGAACACGCCGCTTTTCGAGCACGACGTCGTCTCCAGCGGCCCCAGCGACGACGAGGACGAACTCCTGATCGCCGTCTCGCGACTGTTCCTCGACAACGTCGATCACATCCAGTCCTCGTGGGTCAAGTACGGCGACCAGCAGGGGCTGAAGATGCTCTCCTGTGGCGCCGACGACTTCATGGGGACGATCCTTTCGGAGGAGATCACCAAGCGCGCGGGCGGCGAGTACGGCGAGTTCCGTTCGTTCGCGGACTACGTCGACCTGATCTCCTCGGTCGGCCGAACTCCGGTCGAGCGCTCGACCGACTACGAACGTCGCCGCGTGATCGACCCCGAGGACGCGCCGTTCGGCCCCGAACTGGGGCCGAAGGCCGACGGGACGCCGCTGCTCGCCGAGGCGGAACGGACGGCTCCGGCCGACGACTGA
- a CDS encoding complex I NDUFA9 subunit family protein produces the protein MNVLVAGGTGFIGTHLCTELHERGHDVTALSRNPDDADLPSGIDLAMGDASAYDSIVEDVDGHDVVVNLVSLSPLYEPPEGTSHHEVHLGGTENLVRACEERGVDRFVQMSALGADSDGTTDYIRAKGDSETAVRESDLDWTIVRPSVVFGEGGEFVEFTKELTTPYVTGLPGGGKTRFQPIWVGDLVPMLADIVEDDAHVGETYEFAGPQVATLADVTELAYEAEGKSVTIVPIPMELTKLGLTAAKPVPFIPFGPDQARSLEMDNTLADNDVTAFGFDREELTTLRTYLELEVEAPAAD, from the coding sequence ATGAACGTTCTCGTCGCCGGCGGCACGGGCTTCATCGGAACGCACCTCTGTACGGAACTCCACGAGCGAGGCCACGACGTGACTGCGCTCTCACGGAACCCCGACGACGCCGACCTCCCGTCGGGGATCGACCTGGCGATGGGCGACGCCAGCGCCTACGACTCGATCGTCGAGGACGTCGACGGCCACGACGTCGTCGTCAACCTCGTCTCGCTGTCGCCGCTGTACGAACCCCCCGAGGGAACCAGCCACCACGAGGTTCACCTCGGCGGGACCGAGAACCTCGTCCGGGCCTGCGAGGAACGCGGCGTCGACCGGTTCGTCCAGATGAGCGCGCTCGGGGCCGATTCCGACGGCACGACCGACTACATCCGCGCGAAAGGCGACTCCGAGACGGCCGTCCGGGAGTCCGACCTCGACTGGACGATCGTTCGCCCCTCCGTCGTCTTCGGGGAGGGTGGCGAGTTCGTCGAGTTCACGAAGGAGCTGACGACGCCGTACGTGACGGGGCTCCCCGGGGGCGGGAAGACCCGGTTCCAGCCGATCTGGGTCGGCGACCTCGTTCCGATGCTGGCCGATATCGTCGAGGACGACGCCCACGTCGGCGAAACCTACGAGTTCGCGGGACCGCAGGTCGCGACGCTGGCCGACGTCACCGAGCTGGCTTACGAGGCCGAGGGGAAGTCGGTCACCATCGTTCCGATCCCGATGGAGCTGACGAAGCTCGGGCTGACGGCCGCCAAACCGGTCCCGTTCATCCCGTTCGGTCCCGACCAGGCCCGGTCGCTCGAGATGGACAACACCCTCGCGGACAACGACGTCACCGCCTTCGGCTTCGATCGCGAGGAGTTGACGACGCTCCGGACGTACCTCGAACTCGAGGTCGAGGCGCCGGCGGCGGACTGA
- the cofG gene encoding 7,8-didemethyl-8-hydroxy-5-deazariboflavin synthase subunit CofG, giving the protein MIPGANEYGVALEIDETAVERLLAVTPEDVAAPPELRFARNVFVPLTTACRYTCTYCTYFDPPGEASLLTLEEVREICRRGADAGCTEALFTFGDDPDDRYTEIHARLDEWGYDSIHDYLRAACEVALEEGLLPHANPGDQTREQMETVADVNASMGVMLETTAEVDAHAGPRQKEPGQRLRTIANAGELDIAFTTGILVGVGEDWRDRARSLLAIRELHERYDHVQEVIVQPVVENERWSDGSPDLETMRRVTAMARVALPDVISVQVPPNLAPARELIDCGVDDLGGVSPITDDHINPDYKWPALRELKEIADAADVPLRERLPVYERFLPDDLRTAAFDGVPADGADAGTADREWISPRIRDALEAEDASGERYRRVLRGAAPE; this is encoded by the coding sequence ATGATCCCCGGCGCGAACGAGTACGGCGTCGCCCTCGAGATCGACGAGACGGCCGTCGAGCGACTGCTCGCGGTTACCCCCGAGGACGTCGCCGCGCCGCCGGAACTGCGCTTCGCGCGGAACGTCTTCGTCCCGCTGACGACGGCCTGCCGGTATACCTGCACCTACTGTACGTACTTCGACCCGCCGGGGGAAGCCTCGCTGCTTACCCTCGAGGAGGTCCGTGAGATCTGCCGGCGGGGCGCCGACGCCGGCTGCACGGAGGCGCTGTTTACGTTCGGCGATGATCCCGACGACCGCTACACCGAGATCCACGCCCGGCTCGACGAGTGGGGGTACGACTCGATCCACGACTACCTGCGGGCGGCCTGCGAGGTTGCCCTCGAGGAGGGGCTGCTTCCCCACGCCAACCCCGGCGATCAGACCCGCGAGCAGATGGAGACGGTGGCGGATGTCAACGCCAGCATGGGCGTGATGCTCGAGACGACCGCCGAGGTCGACGCCCACGCGGGTCCCAGGCAGAAGGAACCGGGCCAGCGGCTGCGGACGATCGCGAACGCCGGAGAGCTCGATATCGCCTTTACTACGGGGATCCTGGTCGGCGTCGGCGAGGACTGGCGCGATCGGGCGCGGAGCCTGCTCGCGATCCGCGAGCTCCACGAGCGCTACGACCACGTCCAGGAGGTGATCGTGCAACCGGTCGTCGAGAACGAGCGCTGGTCCGACGGGAGCCCGGACCTCGAGACGATGCGCCGAGTGACGGCGATGGCCCGCGTCGCCCTGCCCGATGTGATCTCGGTGCAGGTCCCACCCAATCTCGCCCCGGCCCGCGAGCTGATCGACTGCGGCGTCGATGACCTGGGCGGGGTCTCGCCGATCACCGACGACCACATCAACCCCGATTACAAGTGGCCCGCGCTGCGGGAGCTCAAGGAGATCGCCGACGCCGCGGACGTCCCGCTTCGCGAGCGGCTGCCGGTGTACGAGCGGTTCCTGCCCGACGACCTGCGCACGGCGGCGTTCGACGGCGTTCCGGCGGACGGAGCCGACGCCGGAACGGCCGACCGCGAATGGATCTCGCCGCGGATACGGGACGCCCTCGAGGCCGAGGACGCATCCGGCGAACGGTACCGACGCGTACTCCGGGGCGCCGCACCCGAGTGA
- the cofC gene encoding 2-phospho-L-lactate guanylyltransferase, with the protein MRVLVPFAADEPKTRLEGVLSPAERTAFARAMLCDVVAATDAAGGEPTVLSTAPLEFELPRATVVVDDRPLTPAVDARLPTAPGDEPVAVVMADLALATPDVLAELFDTAGDVAIAPGRGAGTNALVVRHSEFRVDYHGGSFLDHREIAAEIGAELAVVDSFRLATDIDEPADLVEVLVHGTDRAPATLRELGFELDADDGRVGVARVGNASSG; encoded by the coding sequence ATGCGCGTCCTCGTTCCGTTCGCTGCCGACGAGCCGAAAACGCGCCTCGAGGGCGTCCTCTCGCCCGCCGAGCGGACGGCGTTCGCACGGGCGATGTTGTGCGACGTCGTGGCCGCGACCGACGCCGCGGGCGGCGAGCCGACGGTTCTCTCGACGGCACCGCTGGAGTTCGAGCTCCCGCGGGCGACCGTCGTCGTCGACGACCGCCCGCTCACTCCGGCCGTCGACGCCCGGCTGCCGACCGCCCCGGGCGACGAGCCCGTCGCCGTCGTGATGGCCGATCTCGCGCTGGCGACACCCGACGTCCTCGCGGAGCTGTTCGACACCGCGGGAGACGTCGCGATCGCCCCCGGTCGCGGCGCAGGGACCAACGCCCTCGTCGTGCGCCACTCCGAGTTTCGCGTCGACTACCACGGCGGTTCCTTCCTCGATCACCGCGAGATCGCCGCCGAGATCGGGGCCGAGCTCGCGGTCGTCGACTCCTTCCGGCTGGCCACAGACATCGACGAGCCGGCCGACCTCGTCGAGGTGCTGGTCCACGGCACCGACCGCGCGCCCGCCACCCTCCGGGAGCTGGGGTTCGAGCTCGACGCCGACGACGGACGGGTCGGCGTCGCCCGGGTCGGGAACGCGTCCTCGGGCTGA
- a CDS encoding tubulin/FtsZ family protein codes for MKLAMIGFGQAGGKIVDRFLEYDDRTGSGIVRAAVAVNSAKTDLMGLERIPEENRVLIGQAEVNGHGVGADNELGAEIAENNVDEIQHAIDSIPTHEVDAFLIVAGMGGGTGSGGAPVLADHLKRIYTIPVYGLGVLPGADEGGIYTLNAARSFQTFVRETDNLLVFDNDSWRQTGESVEGSYEQINGEIVRRFGILFGAGEVRKGQEVAESVVDSSEIINTLAGGGVSTIGFASEDVDVDAGGGLLSRFTGGDPGDELDTAETTNRITSLVRKATLGRLTLPCEVEGTERALLVLAGPSAYLNRKGIERGRTWLEDETGSMEVRGGDYPRRESEVAAAVLLSGVTNVPRIKRLQEVAIEAQDRIDDIEAEREQNLEDLVEDEEDELEPLF; via the coding sequence ATGAAACTGGCGATGATCGGATTCGGGCAGGCTGGCGGCAAGATCGTCGATCGCTTCCTGGAGTACGACGATCGGACCGGCAGCGGGATCGTCCGGGCCGCGGTCGCGGTCAACTCCGCGAAGACCGACCTGATGGGCCTCGAGCGGATCCCCGAGGAGAACCGCGTCCTCATCGGACAGGCCGAGGTCAACGGCCACGGCGTGGGCGCCGACAACGAGCTCGGCGCGGAGATCGCCGAGAACAACGTCGACGAGATCCAACACGCGATCGACTCGATCCCGACCCACGAGGTCGACGCCTTCCTGATCGTCGCCGGGATGGGCGGAGGAACCGGCTCCGGCGGCGCGCCGGTGCTAGCCGACCACCTCAAGCGGATCTACACGATCCCGGTCTACGGGCTCGGCGTGTTGCCCGGCGCCGACGAGGGCGGGATCTACACGCTCAACGCTGCCCGCTCGTTCCAGACGTTCGTCCGCGAGACGGACAACCTGCTGGTTTTCGACAACGACTCCTGGCGCCAGACCGGCGAGTCCGTCGAGGGGAGCTACGAACAGATCAACGGCGAGATCGTCCGTCGCTTCGGCATCCTCTTCGGCGCCGGCGAGGTCCGCAAGGGCCAGGAGGTCGCGGAAAGCGTCGTCGACTCCTCGGAGATCATCAACACCCTCGCCGGCGGGGGCGTCTCCACGATCGGCTTTGCCAGCGAGGACGTCGATGTCGACGCCGGCGGCGGCCTCCTCTCGCGGTTCACCGGGGGCGACCCCGGCGACGAGCTCGACACCGCCGAGACGACCAACCGCATCACGAGCCTCGTCCGCAAGGCGACCCTCGGGCGGCTCACCCTCCCCTGCGAGGTCGAGGGCACCGAGCGGGCGCTACTGGTACTGGCCGGTCCCTCGGCCTACCTCAACCGCAAGGGGATCGAGCGGGGCCGAACCTGGCTCGAAGACGAGACCGGGAGCATGGAGGTCCGGGGTGGGGACTACCCGCGCCGGGAGAGTGAGGTCGCCGCGGCCGTGCTCCTCTCGGGCGTGACGAACGTCCCGCGGATCAAGCGCCTCCAGGAGGTCGCGATCGAGGCCCAGGACCGGATCGACGACATCGAGGCCGAACGCGAGCAGAACCTCGAGGACCTCGTCGAGGACGAGGAAGACGAGCTCGAGCCGCTGTTTTGA